The proteins below come from a single Aegilops tauschii subsp. strangulata cultivar AL8/78 chromosome 6, Aet v6.0, whole genome shotgun sequence genomic window:
- the LOC109774878 gene encoding ethylene-responsive transcription factor ERF115-like: MPPRHRSSSGYRGVHVHPSDTFYVEIRSDGVRLSLGTFETAHKAVRAYDAAAWRLSRQCSQMNFDDDAQTCEQAQELAPPPQLVTDGNRQEPHRQQRRVLIAEADEQAMAEWRQRYPQDVADEKGFTCQLDRQAWPAI; this comes from the coding sequence ATGCCTCCGCGTCACCGAAGCAGCTCCGGCTACCGCGGCGTCCACGTCCACCCTTCCGACACGTTCTACGTCGAGATCCGCTCCGATGGCGTGCGTCTCAGTCTCGGGACGTTCGAGACCGCGCACAAGGCCgtccgcgcgtacgacgcggcggcgtggcgcctttCGAGGCAATGCTCGCAGATGAATTTCGACGACGACGCACAGACGTGCGAGCAGGCGCAGGAACTTGCGCCTCCGCCGCAGCTAGTAACCGACGGCAACCGTCAGGAACCCCATAGGCAGCAGCGCCGCGTCCTCATCGCCGAGGCGGACGAGCAAGCCATGGCGGAGTGGCGCCAGCGCTACCCGCAGGACGTCGCCGACGAGAAAGGCTTCACATGTCAGCTTGATCGGCAGGCATGGCCGGCCATATGA
- the LOC109774877 gene encoding uncharacterized protein: MANHPFASASAGATSRCAGAAPSTGKLTCLCSPTNHPGSFRCTRHRNPRGRPQTSSAGRASQQPAAPGASATVRVEGIIRSGAGGRATTKGRSVLRAHLLRLVSAPSSAGRDHRRCRDFMPRPSRLGRPAVTA; encoded by the coding sequence ATGGCGAACCACCCATTCGCCTCCGCCTCAGCCGGGGCGACCTCGAGGTGCGCGGGCGCGGCTCCCAGCACCGGCAAGCTCACCTGCCTCTGCTCGCCGACCAACCACCCGGGCTCCTTCCGCTGCACCCGCCACCGCAACCCGCGGGGGCGACCACAGACATCGTCGGCCGGCCGCGCGTCGCAGCAGCCTGCTGCACCGGGAGCCAGCGCGACGGTGCGCGTCGAGGGAATCATCAGGAGCGGCGCCGGCGGCAGGGCAACCACCAAGGGCCGGTCCGTCCTGCGCGCGCACCTGCTGCGGCTGGTGAGCGCGCCGTCCTCCGCCGGCCGCGACCACCGCCGCTGCCGCGACTTCATGCCCCGCCCGTCAAGGCTGGGCCGACCCGCGGTGACCGCGTGA